The DNA sequence tcaacaatcacaaggaacctaacttggtattgtcaacaatcacacggaacttaacttggtattgtcaacaatcacacagaacttaacttggtattgtcaacaatcacacagaacttaacttggtattgtcaacaatcacacagaacttaacttggtattgtcaacaatcacacagaacttaacttggtattgtcaacaatcacaaggaacttaacttggtattgtcaacaatcacaagaaacttaacttggtattgtcaacaatcacacagaacttaacttggtattgtcaacaatcacaaggaacctaacttggtattgtcaacaatcacaagaaacttaacttggtattgtcaacaatcacaagaaacttaacttggtattgtcaacaatcacacagaacttaacttggtattgtcaacaatcacaaggaacctaacttggtattgtcaacaatcacaagaaacttaacttggtattgtcaacaatcacaaggaacttaacttggtattgtcaacaatcacaagaaacttaacttggtattgtcaacaatcacaagaaacttaacttggtattgtcaacaataacacgaaacttaacttggtattgtcaacaatcacacggaacttaacttggtattgtcaacaatcacaaggaacctaacttggtattgtcaacaatcacacgGAACtcaacttggtattgtcaacaatcacacagaacttaacttggtattgtcaacaatcacaccGAACTTTAcatggtattgtcaacaatcacaaggaacttaacttggtattgtcaacaatcacaagaaacttaacttggtattgtcaacaatcacaagaaacttaacttggtattgtcaacaatcacacagaacttaacttggtattgtcaacaatcacaaggaacctaacttggtattgtcaacaatcacacggaacttaacttggtattgtcaacaatcacacagaacttaacttggtattgtcaacaatcacacaaaacttaacttggtattgtcaacaatcacacagaacttaacttggtattgtcaacaatcacacagaacttaacttggtattgtcaacaatcacaaggaacttaacttggtattgtcaacaatcacaagaaacttaacttggtattgtcaacaatcacacagaacttaacttggtattgtcaacaatcacaaggaacctaacttggtattgtcaacaatcacaagaaacttaacttggtattgtcaacaatcacaagaaacttaacttggtattgtcaacaatcacacagaacttaacttggtattgtcaacaatcacaaggaacctaacttggtattgtcaacaatcacaagaaacttaacttggtattgtcaacaatcacaagaaacttaacttggtattgtcaacaatcacacagaacttaacttggtattgtcaacaatcacaaggaacctaacttggtattgtcaacaatcacacggaacttaacttggtattgtcaacaatcacacagaacttaacttggtattgtcaacaatcacacagaacttaacttggtattgtcaacaatcacacagaacttaacttggtattgtcaacaatcacaaggaacttaacttggtattgtcaacaatcacaagaaacttaacttggtattgtcaacaatcacacagaacttaacttggtattgtcaacaatcacacagaacttaacttggtattgtcaacaatcacaaggaacttaacttggtattgtcaacaatcacaagaaacttaacttggtattgtcaacaatcacacagaacttaacttggtattgtcaacaatcacaaggaacctaacttggtattgtcaacaatcacacggaacttaacttggtattgtcaacaatcacacagaacttaacttggtattgtcaacaatcacacagaacttaacttggtattgtcaacaatcacacagaacttaacttggtattgtcaacaatcacaaggaacttaacttggtattgtcaacaatcacaagaaacttaacttggtattgtcaacaatcacacagaacttaacttggtattgtcaacaatcacacagaacttaacttggtattgtcaacaatcacaagaaacttaacttggtattgtcaacaatcacacagAGCtggtattgtttttattataaaatctctaaaatacaccaaaaactggaaatcgactctgccaaaggCTGAggctggtacgagatcgcgacagtttgggcttttttattctatttataaAATCTCTTGTATACTCTTGTATCAAATTCGTGTActttcttttgtatttttgaaTAAGTGGTTGTAGAAACAAAAACTGTAACAAGACGTCAAGACGTTTTTAAGCGATCCATActataaaaggaaataaagGATATCTTCGTACTCATCGTGAAATCAAGTACCGACTAAAAAAACAGTGAAAACTTAGGAAAGAACGCTTAATTGTGATAAAATTTAAGTGGAAAGTACCAAATAATATTTCTTCTTACCTTAGCTTTTTGCATATTCAAAAAAAGCTATTGAAAGTTAACTATAAACCGCTCCATTTTTACGAcgaaaaacaacaaataaatcaCACTATTTCCGCCATATTTGAACCCGCGCTATAAGCTATTAGCTAGCGGTATCTCCATAACCGCGTGAGCCTAGGAGCTAGTTTAGGGGTCGTTTTATTGAGTGTCTTGTGCAATAGGTTGGTCCCCCCTATGGGGGTATCGCTCCACATGTGTAGAGGGGCTTTCTCTTTGCACTTGGCTTCAAATCAAGATGGTAGGTCGACCTTATTCATCAAATTCTATCGTGTTTTACTCCGTGTTCCTTTGACCGTATGAGCTCAAAGAAGCACTAGAGTACATAATTACATATATTACGGCGATTTGTTGTTAATTTTAACGTAACAATGGTTTATTTTGGTCATAagattgaaataaatattggtGGTTTGTATTCGAATGCTAGTCAAAATGGCTGACTTTCCTGGTGACGAATTTAAAGCCACGTGTGTTAAGACCCATGTAACGCATTGCAGATTAAAGTTTTTGATCCATATTGTGCAAAACGTGATACTAGAAAAGATAGCttacattttgtagaatataCCTCGTTTTATATGGCTTTAGAGATGCAAAATATAGTGTGATTTTGGCCATTCAGAATAGGCCTGGTTACGTTTCTCCGGTAGACTGattgaaaatgatgattttaCGAGCTGGATTTTTTAAAGCTATATTTATTGTTATCACTACTCTATCAAGTAGCATGCGCTGAGTATGTGATAGAAGTCTGTGATCTATGAATATCATTTATATTCTTCATATAAAATTTTATTCAGTTATTATTTTACTCTTATCTGCACCAGTGGGATACATGCTACCGTGGCCATTTAGCATGTGAGAATCCCAGCTCTGACTGTCATAAACTCCAAAACTAGGGTACTCAGTATTTCTCTGTTGTGCATTTCTTTGCCTCACTGGCTGGCTAGTAAAGCTCTTGTCAGTCAGATAATATGTTTCTCACATCTTTATTGTTTTAGTTGGTTTAATTCAAACTTGTCAAGGTTGCCACGCTAGTGTAATTATGTAATTATGATATTCAAAGGTCAGAACCGTGACAGTATTTGATGGTAAATGTTTGGGTTTTTACCAATAtatcaaaaaaataaaataatgaacGATTAGTGTACTACAAGTTTTATGTTATAGcaaaatgataaaaacagGATCTAACAATGATTCTATATGACAAAaagatctttttttattaactcTTGGTGTGTTAATTATGATGTTCTTTCTTCAGCCTCCTAAGAAGGACCCCAAGAAGGATGCTAAAAAGCCGCAGAAGGCACAGAAGCCAGCTGGGTCTGGTGGCGGAAAGGCCAAGAAGAAGGTATGTTTAGTGGCTCGTTGCTCCCTAGGACTGTGCAAACCTTCCTGAGTTAAAACATATAACAACATAAAGACCTGGGGTTAACTTGGGCACTGGATAGTGTATCTGGCTCGGGCACAATTGATACCCATAGAACACTTTTTCTGCTGGAAAAAAGAACTGATATTAATTTGCCAGACACAAAGTGGTTTTCAGTGCTTATAAGTTACTTATTGGTTAGTTCATCAAATGATATTAATAAATATTTCACTGTCAAATTTTTCAGCTGTTAATGTTTTAGCTTTAAAGATCCTTTCTATATTCCTATAAGAGTCACAACCCGCAAAAGAAACCTTCTACAGACAAATTTTGTACCACATTGTTTTATCCAATCTTGTCTaacattgtttgtttgttgccCTTTGTCttatattgtttgtttttttgtgcTTTGTCTTCTATTGTTTATTCATTTCATTTTGACTTATTTTGTTAGCTTTGATGTACTTTGTCTCACAATGTTTGTCTGGCTGCACTTTGTCTTacacatattttttatattgtttttattgatgcATCGAGTCTCAGTGCTGTTTTGCATATTGTCTCacattgtttgttttgatGCATCAAGTCTCAGTGTTGCATCTTGTCTTacattgtttgttttgtttcgtGTTATCTGTTTTGATAAGTTGCATTTTCTGACATTGTTTGCTTTGTTGCAATTTGCAGAAGTGGTCTAAGGGAAAAGTTCGTGACAAGCTGAACAACTTGGTTCTCTTCGACAAAGCTACCTATGACAAACTGTACAAGGAAGTCCCCAGCTACAGACTGATCACCCCATCCGTGGTGTCCGAGAGACTAAAGATCCGCGGCTCCCTCGCCCGCCGAGCCCTGTTGGAGCTGCAATCAAAGGGTCTGATCAAGGAGGTGTCCAAGCACCATTCTCAGCTGATCTACACCCGAGCAACCAAGGGTGCTGACGAGTAGGCATCTTTGACAACTAATAAATTACCATTCTGAGACTTTGTGGTGTTGTTTATTTCTGCGAATATAAAGCCCCATCCAAACAGCATAGGTTATTAGTGCTGGTGCTATTTATACACTGTGTTGGGAGTTATTGCATAAGCATGCAGTTTGCTAATGTCTTCAGTTCAGCCGAGCTATGTAACGCTCGCAATGTTGGTCAATGTTGGTGCTGTTTAGCCCTTTATTACAAAGTTCATTTCGAGAATATGAAAGACTAGAATTTAAATGCTATAGCTTGTGTCACCAGACAATTATAAAAAATGTGAGtaaaggctgatttagacagcacaATCTAGTCGTCTGCAAATTATACACTACGATATTCGTAGTCGAGCatcgtagcggagtcgtagGCTTATTTACACCTGAGTTGTAGAGGTTTCGCATACAACTAAATGAGACTTAAAAGTAGTAGATGCTGGAGTGAGCGGAGTTTACTCTTGTTGTTTTAGACGAAGATTGCACTCACGCGGTGGTTGTATTTGAGTGAGACGGTTCTTGCTGATCAACTAGGTGATGGCAGAAATCTGTTTCCTTTGCGCTATCCCTGCCCAGGTTCTCATACACAAACGCCATGTGATCTGTTGAGGCGTGCGTGTGTGGGGTCAGCGATGCGTACTGCGCCTCATTAACAAACACTGAATCAAGGGACTGGTAAATTGCCGATGGCTCCAGGTCACGTGCCCCGGTAGATGCTGTGACGTCATTCACGTGACCGGGCTTCTCAATCTTTTCCTTTCTGGCCTTGGTATTATGAAGTTGTTTTAAAGGCGCGTTAGCCCGAGGAAGACTGGTACTTGATTCGTGATTCCTTTTGCTGAATATTTTAGGTCGCGTGACATGTGCTTGGTTGTGTTGCGTGACAGTCTTGGTTGGCGTGACTGTATCGTATTCTGGGGTAGCGTTAGGTTCTGAGTAAGGAGTTTGGCCCATTGACTCGTAGCTTCTTCCTGGTTGAGTGACGGTTCGCTCTTCTGTGTGTAGCGACGAAAAAGAACCTTCTTGCATCGTTATACTCTGAAAAGAATTGTAATCATAtactgtatttatatttttcatttaggaAATGTTATAAGATTTTGGTTAGTAGATGGGTATTGACACAATCGAATTTATTGAATTTAAGGAGAGGGGCGTAAGGGGGTTCGAACACTGCACAGAAACCGCACAGAAAAACGCCAAAACCGTCAAAATAAGTCGATAATCGTAAACCGCGCAGTCTAGAGATACCGctgaataaaataacaaaaaaacgaaaaactgCGCCACATTTAATGCAAAACCACATCACCGCAAACCCTTACGCCCCCCTCTTTAAGAAATGATTTATAAGACTTATAAGGTCATTTCTTCACAATATACGTAAGAaatcaataacaaaggtgtggctgacgaTCCCTCTTTAAAATTTCAATTGGCTGCCGAAGGACTGAAATAGACCCCATGTATCCGCTAAAACAGCTACAgcggaacctggattttacgatatgcctcgggagaaagaaattttattttattaggtcttcgattttacgatacaaagGAAAATCCATTGAAATAAGGTTTTAGCGAGGTCGGGTTaattatcaacttttacaaaataatattgtaacaGTACTCTGTGGAAGGCTGTTAAGTTACTCTTTGTACGACTGTAATCTGTTTTTAACAAGATCTGTCAAGTCAAAAAAATCgattaactgtactgtagtTGTCTGTTGTCATTAGTTTTTCTCTCTAGCTTGATAGACAGAATCTGTAATATCGTTGTTTACAATTACACTCGGGAGAACAGatttatatcgtaaaatcgaggtcaTTTCTTGTACATTCCACTGAATTTCCGCCAGGAGAAAGGAACGACATAATAAAATCGAGgctatcgtaaaatccagtatcgtaaaatccagttTCACTGTGTTACAATAGTTTGGTTTTGAAAGAGAACTCGACTATTATAGTACCTGAATTTGGGAATTTTCCACTCCATCCACATTTGATCTACAATTAATAAAGAACGATTGCTAGAAATATGGTCTAGAAAATATAGGACTTTATAAATATATGAATAAAATTACTATACCTTGGCCTCTTCTCTGTTCCTGCGGAAATGAAAAAGGTATAAAGTTATTTGGCATTAAATCTAAGATAATATAAGTGGAATCTCTATTAGCGGGCACGTCTGGTGTCCTTGGATACCATTACTCCGGGACCCGGGACGGATCGTTGATAGCTGAACGATCTGTATGTGTGGACAATTAAATCACTTTTTACCTGATTTCTTGCATCGTAGGAAGTAGGTAATGGTTGCAGCATTTAACAGAAGCAACAGGGCAACTGTGACAGCCAGACCGATAATAACGGAATCTTGGTTAACGACTTCGATAACTGAATTAAATCATAGAAATGTCATACAAATTGTAATTTGAAAGAGAACATTATGGAACTCTCGCAATGACAAAACACAAGCTGGAGATTGTGGTAAAGATCTTCAGTGATGGATAACCCCCAGAGGGGGACTCTTAGAAAAGAAGACGGGGGTAGTCGCCGGCATcctttagggtataaaattcgaccaa is a window from the Nematostella vectensis chromosome 9, jaNemVect1.1, whole genome shotgun sequence genome containing:
- the LOC5507075 gene encoding 40S ribosomal protein S25, whose product is MPPKKDPKKDAKKPQKAQKPAGSGGGKAKKKKWSKGKVRDKLNNLVLFDKATYDKLYKEVPSYRLITPSVVSERLKIRGSLARRALLELQSKGLIKEVSKHHSQLIYTRATKGADE